One Paraburkholderia aromaticivorans genomic region harbors:
- a CDS encoding branched-chain amino acid ABC transporter substrate-binding protein, translating into MTMAKWQRRAAAALAAMSMAAAYAASEPAANPAANLGAKPASQPTGAPIPLALIEGMSGPFANAGAAVERNLRFGVEQVNAHGGVKLADGAHPFELVVLDSKGGTEEALTQLRAAADRHIGYIMQGNSSAVAAALIGAIDKQNSREPGNRELFLNYSADDPALTNANCSFWHFRFDAHAGMRMDALADVIQRDKAVKKVYLLNQDYSFGHDVSSLARSTLATKRPDIAVVGDEFHPIGRVKDFAPYVAKIRASGADAVITGNWGNDLTLLVKAAREQGLDTKFYTFYGNSLGAPAALGDAGVGHVIAVADWHPNAGGAASDAWYAAFRARFPAAQDDYPVLRMPLMIETLAAAMTRAGSADPTAVAKALEGIRFDNGFHASRMRADDHQLIQPLYVMEMDKAGTPGVHFDNEGSGYGFRTVLALPPERTVPPTVCKMKRP; encoded by the coding sequence ATGACGATGGCGAAGTGGCAACGGAGGGCGGCAGCGGCGCTGGCGGCGATGTCGATGGCGGCGGCGTATGCGGCGAGCGAGCCGGCGGCTAATCCCGCGGCTAACCTGGGTGCAAAGCCGGCGAGCCAACCCACCGGCGCGCCGATCCCGTTGGCGCTGATCGAAGGCATGTCCGGCCCGTTCGCCAACGCGGGCGCGGCGGTGGAGCGCAACCTGCGCTTCGGCGTCGAGCAGGTGAATGCGCATGGCGGTGTGAAGCTCGCCGATGGCGCGCATCCGTTCGAACTGGTCGTGCTCGACAGCAAGGGCGGCACCGAAGAAGCGCTCACACAACTGCGCGCGGCCGCCGACCGCCATATCGGCTACATCATGCAGGGCAACAGTTCGGCGGTCGCCGCCGCGCTGATCGGCGCGATCGACAAGCAGAACAGCCGCGAACCGGGCAACCGCGAACTGTTTCTCAACTATTCCGCCGACGACCCGGCGCTCACCAACGCCAACTGCAGTTTCTGGCATTTCCGCTTCGACGCGCACGCGGGCATGCGCATGGACGCACTCGCCGATGTGATCCAGCGCGACAAGGCGGTGAAAAAGGTCTATCTGCTGAACCAGGATTACAGCTTCGGGCACGACGTCAGCAGCCTCGCGCGTTCGACGCTGGCGACGAAGCGTCCGGACATCGCGGTGGTCGGCGACGAATTTCATCCGATCGGCCGCGTGAAGGACTTCGCGCCGTACGTCGCGAAGATCCGCGCGAGCGGGGCGGACGCGGTAATCACGGGCAACTGGGGAAACGACCTGACGCTGCTCGTCAAGGCCGCGCGCGAGCAGGGGCTGGACACGAAGTTCTACACGTTCTACGGCAACAGCCTTGGCGCGCCCGCCGCCTTGGGCGACGCCGGCGTCGGTCACGTGATCGCGGTGGCCGACTGGCATCCGAACGCCGGCGGCGCGGCGTCCGACGCCTGGTACGCCGCCTTCCGTGCGCGTTTCCCGGCCGCGCAGGACGATTACCCGGTGCTGCGCATGCCACTGATGATCGAAACCCTGGCCGCGGCGATGACCCGCGCCGGCAGCGCCGACCCGACGGCAGTGGCGAAAGCGCTGGAAGGAATTCGGTTCGACAACGGCTTTCACGCCTCGCGGATGCGTGCCGACGACCATCAACTGATTCAGCCCCTTTACGTGATGGAGATGGACAAAGCCGGTACGCCGGGCGTGCATTTCGATAACGAGGGCTCCGGCTACGGTTTTCGCACGGTGCTGGCGCTGCCGCCCGAGCGCACGGTCCCGCCGACCGTTTGCAAGATGAAGCGGCCGTGA
- the rpsO gene encoding 30S ribosomal protein S15 — MSAVEISKKSEVVAQFARAANDTGSPEVQVALLTTRINELTVHFKAHTKDHHSRRGLLRMVSRRRKLLDYLKGKDADRYRALIEKLGLRK; from the coding sequence ATGTCCGCAGTTGAAATAAGCAAGAAGTCCGAAGTCGTTGCGCAATTCGCACGCGCAGCTAACGACACCGGCTCCCCCGAAGTTCAGGTCGCGCTGCTCACGACCCGCATCAACGAACTGACCGTTCACTTCAAGGCACACACGAAAGATCACCACAGCCGCCGCGGTCTGCTGCGCATGGTGAGCCGTCGTCGTAAGCTGCTCGACTACCTGAAGGGTAAGGACGCGGATCGTTACCGCGCACTGATCGAGAAGCTGGGTCTGCGTAAGTAA